CAAGACCGACAAGGCGAAGCAGGTCGGCGAGCTTCTCGCTCAGCGGGCCAAGGCTGCCGGGATCACCGCGGTCGTGTTCGACCGTGGCGGGAACCGCTACGCGGGTCGCCTGGCGGCCCTCGCGGACAGCGCCCGCGAAGGCGGGCTGGAGTTCTGATGGCCCGTTCTAACAAGAGCAACGAGAAGAGGAACCACTGATGGCTGGAGCTCCGCGTCGCGGTGGCGCCGCCGGTGGCGAGCGGCGTGACGGTCGTCGTGACGATCGCCGCGGTGGCAACGCTGACAAGGGCGTCTCGTACATCGAGCGCGTTGTAAAGATCAACCGAGTGGCCAAGGTCGTGAAGGGTGGTCGTCGCTTCAGCTTCACCGCCCTCGTCATCGTCGGTGACGGCAACGGCATGGTCGGCGTCGGCTACGGCAAGGCCAAGGAAGTGCCCGCGGCCATCGCCAAGGGTGTCGAAGAGGCCAAGAAGCACTTCTTCCGGGTGCCCCGCATTCAGGGCACCATCCCGCACATCGTGCAGGGTGAAGAGGCCGCCGGCGTCGTCTTCCTCCGTCCGGCCTCGCCCGGTACCGGCGTCATCGCCGGTGGCCCGGTGCGCGCCGTGCTGGAGTGCGCCGGCATTCACGACGTGCTGTCCAAGTCGCTCGGCTCGGACAACCCGATCAACATCGTGCACGCCACCGTGGCCGCTCTGAAGGGCCTCAGCCGCCCCGAGGAGATCGCGGCCCGTCGTGGCCTGCCGATCGAGGACGTCGCGCCCAAGGCCATGCTCAAGGCTCGCGCCGAGGGTATCGCCGAGGCTGCGGCGGCTAAGGCGGTGAGCTAGCCGATGGCACGCCTGAAGATCACTCAGGTCCGCTCCAAGATCGGCGGCAAGCAGAACCAGCGTGACTCGCTGCGTTCGCTCGGTCTGAAGCGAATCGGTGACGTCGTCGTCAAGGAGGACCGCCCGGAGATCCGTGGCATGGTCACCGTGGTGACGCACCTGGTCACCGTGGAAGAGGTCGACTAGACATGGCAGAGAACACTCCGCTCCGTATCCACCACCTGCGTCCGGCTCCCGGCGCCAACAAGTCGAAGGTCCGCAAGGGCCGCGGCGAGGCGTCCAAGGGCAAGACCGCGGGTCGTGGCACCAAGGGCACGAGGGCGCGGAACAACGTTCCTCTCGGTTTCGAGGGTGGACAGGTTCCGCTCCAGCGCCGTCTGCCCAAGTACAAGGGCTTCTCCAACGCCCTGTTCAAGACGACCTACCAGGTCGTCAACCTGGACAAGCTCAGCGAGCTGTTCCCCGAGGGTGGCGATGTCACCGTCGAGACGCTGGTCGCGAAGGGTGCGGTCCGTAAGAGGCAGCTCGTCAAGGTTCTCGGAACCGGCGACATCTCCGTGGCGTTGAACGTGCAGGCGCACGCCTTCTCCGCCAGTGCCAAGGAGAAGATCGCCGCTGCCGGGGGCTCTGTCTCCGAGCTGTAGGCATAATGACGTGGCGCGGGGGCTCATAATGGGCCCCCGCGCCCGTAGTGCGTTAGAGTTCGCTGGATAGTGGGCCTCAACTCATTTCCGTCGGCTCGCTGACTTGAGATGGCAAAGATGGACCACCCCCGCACCATCGCTGACCGACCTCGCCTTTCAGGCGCGCAGGAGGGACCGTGCTGACCGCGTTTACCCGAGCGTTCCGTACGCCGGACCTGCGCAACAAGTTGCTCTTCACACTGGGCATCATCGCGCTGTTCCGGCTCGGCTCGGTTCTTCCGACTCCGGGTGTCAACAACGAAAACATCGCCCGATGCCTCCAGCAGGCACAGTCAGGCGATGCCGGCAACATCTACGGCATGGTGCAGCTGTTCAGCGGTGGCGCCTTGCTCAAGCTGTCGGTGTTCGCGCTCGGCATCATGCCGTACATCACCGCGAGCATCATCCTTCAGCTTCTGGTGGTGGTGATTCCCCGCCTGGAGGCCCTCAAGAAGGAGGGACAGGCCGGGCAGACCAAGATCACGCAGTATACGCGTTATCTGACGATCGGCCTGGCGATCCTCCAGTCGACCGCCTTCATCGCGCTCGCGCGTACCGGGCAGCTCTTCCCGCAGTGCCGGGAAGAGATCCTGCTGGACAAGAACAACGTCTTCACCATCCTCACGATGGTGCTCACCATGACCGCCGGCACCGCCGTCATCATGTGGCTGGGCGAGCTCGTCACCGACCGCGGCGTCGGCAACGGCATGTCCATCCTGATCTTCACGCAGGTCATCGCGGTCTTCCCGGCCGAGCTGCTGAACATCGCCCGCACCAAGGGCCTCTTCGTCTTCGCGGTGGTCATCGTGACCGGTATCGCGATGATCGCCCTGGTGGTCATGGTCGAGCAGGCTCAGCGCCGGGTCCCCGTGCAGTACGCCAAGCGCATGGTCGGCCGACGGATGTACGGCGGGACCTCGACCTACATCCCGCTGAAGGTGAACCAGGCGGGCATCATCCCGGTCATCTTCGCCTCCTCGCTGCTCTACCTTCCGCAGCTGGTCACGACGCTCTTCAGCAATGCTCAGCAGGAGCCGAACGCGGTCGTCCAGTGGATCCAGCGGAACCTGGTCACGGGTGACACCCCGGCCTACATGATCACTTTCTTCGTGCTCATCGTCTTCTTCACCTACTTCTATGTCTCCATCACCTTCAACCCCGTTGAAGTGGCCGACAACATGAAGAAGTACGGTGGGTTCATCCCGGGCATCCGCCCGGGCCGGCCGACGGCTGAGTACCTGAACTACGTGCTCACGCGACTCACCGCTCCTGGTGCGCTCTACCTGGGCCTGATCGCCATGGTGCCGATCATCGCACTGGCGGTCGTCGGTGCGAGTCAGAACTTCCCGTTCGGAGGAACGAGCATTCTGATCATGGTTGGTGTCGGCCTTGACACCGTGAAGCAGATCGAGAGCCAGCTCCAGCAGCGCAACTACGAAGGCTTCCTGAAGTAGTGCGTCTCGTCCTGGTTGGGCCCCCCGGAGCGGGTAAGGGGACACAGGCCCAGTTCATCGCATCGAACCTGTCCATCCCGAAGATCTCGACAGGGGACATCTTCCGTGCCAACGTTTCGGGTGGTACGGATCTCGGCAAGCTTGCCAAGGAATACATGGACCGCGGTGATCTCGTGCCCGATGAGGTCACCATAGCGATGGTCCGCGACCGCCTTTTGGAGAGCGACGCGCAGGACGGCTTCCTGCTCGACGGCTTCCCCAGGAATGTGCCCCAGGCCGAGATCCTGAAGAAGATGCTCGAGGAGTTCGGGACTGCCCTGGACATCGTCCTGGAGCTCGTGGTCGACGACGAGGAGGTCGTGCGCCGGCTGGCCGGCCGCCGGACCTGCAGCCAGTGCGGCCGCATCTGGCACGTCGACTTCGACGACAAGAAGGACGACGTCTGCGACGCCTGCGGCGGGCGGCTCTACCAGCGGGACGACGACAAGGAAGACACCGTCCGGCACCGGCTGGAGGTCTACCAGGAGCAGACCGCTCCGCTCGTCTCCTTCTACGCCGACGAGCGCATCCTCGTCGGGGTGGACGCGACCGGCCCGGTGGAAGAGGTCACCCAACGCGCGATGGAGGCCCTGAGTCCTTTTGCGGACTGAGAACATCCATTCAGCACGCCACCCATGGGTTCCCATGGGTGGCGTGCTGTCGTTTAGGGCACAATCGGGGGAATTGGGCTCCCGGATTGCCCGTTGAACCACCCCAGGGGGTGCGCACGTGTTCAAAAAGAACAAGCACGGTATTCAGGTAAAAACGCCCGAACAGCTGGAGAAGATGCGGGCGGCGGGTCTGGTGGTCGGACGGACGCTGCAGTTGCTCCGCGAGAGCGTGCGGCCCGGACTGACACCGCTGGACCTTGACGTGATCGCGGAGAAGGCGATCCGGGACGAAGGGGCGATCCCCTCCTTCAAGGGCTACCAGGGCTTCCCCGCGTCGATCTGCGCGTCGGTGAACAACGAGGTCGTCCACGGCATCCCGAGCAGCCGGCGCCCGTTGCAGGAGGGCGACGTCATCTCCATCGACTGCGGCGCCATTGTGGAGGGCTGGCATGGCGACTCGGCCATCACGGTCCCCGTCGGTGACGTCGACCCCAAACTGACCGAGCTGATGCGGGTGACCGAGGAGGCCATGTGGCGTGGCATAGCCGCGCTCACCGAGGGCCGCCATCTGTCCGACATCGGTCACGAGGTGGAGAAGTACGTCCGCTCCCAGGGCCGCTACGGCATCCCCCAGGAGTACGGCGGGCACGGCATCGGCACGGAGATGCACATGGACCCCTGGGTCGCCAACCACGGCAAGCCCGGCAGGGGGCCGCGCTTCGAAGCGGGCATGTGCTTCGCCGTCGAGCCGATGGTCAACCTCGGCACCGACCGGACCAAGGTGCTGGCCGACGACTGGACCGTCGTCACCGTTGACGGAAAGGCGTCGGCACACTTCGAGCACAGCGTCGCGGTGACACATAATGGACCATGGGTATTGACCGCGCTTGACGGGGGGAAAGAGCGGCTTGCCGACCTGTTGGGAGACGCGGGTTAGGCTGAACGCCGCCCGCCGGTGAGCGGATGTGGTTGATGATGGCGACTGGTCCGGAGATGCGGGCGTCGGATGGAGACCGCGACAAGGTCGCCTCGGTCCTGCGGGAGCACTACGCGCAGGGCCGGCTCACCGGCGAGGAGTTCGACCAGCGGTTGGAACAGCTCTACACGAGCAAGACCTACGGCGAGCTCGCCACGCTTACCTCCGATCTTCCCGACGTCGACCTGCGCGAGCTGCCGCGAGCCTCCACCCGACGCCCAGAGCGGCGCGAGGGGCGTGACGTCCGCCGGGCGCAGAGCAAGGGCCTGGCGGCGGCGTGGAGCGCCTGGGCGGTGGCGAGCAGCGTCAACTGGGTGATCTGGTTCATCATCGGAGCGACCGATGGGCTCCACTTCCCCTATCCCTGGCCACTGTGGGTGATGGGCCCGTGGGGGGCGGTGTTGCTGGTCACCACCCTCTCTACCGGCCTGGGCAACAGGGGAAACCGGTAATAGTCCACCCTCGGGGTTGAATGTGTATTCCTCCACATAAGTCCGAGTTCATCTGCGGTGGCCGGACGCCTTCTAGACACGCCGACTCTGCGGACCCTCCGATGACCATGGTCATCGGAGGGTTTTTCGCGTTGTGTCAGAGCTTTACCACCCTCTGTAGTTGACCTTGGTGGAGACGGGTAGATGATCGTTGTCGGGCAGGCCATGAGGTGGGGGTGGGTGATGGGCCTCGCACGAGACCCTGTGATGACGGTCAGAGCCGTGGTGGGCAGTGCGGTGGCCCTGGTGTTCGCGGGTGGTATGACCGGGGTCGGTGGTGTGGAGGTCACGCCGTCAACCGCCCGGCCAGGGCAGAGCGTCAGCATCGCCGCCGGTCCGTGCGGCACTCCGGCTACCGCCTATTCGGCGGCCTTCGGCGCCACCATGGCGCGGCTCCGCCGGCACGACCGCGAGATGCAGGGGGCCGCGCGCATCAGTCCCCATGCTGCACCCGGCACCTATGCGGTCACCGTCCGCTGCGTCGAGGGCGGGCCCTACAACGGGACCCTCGTCGTGGGCGACGATCATCCGGTCGACGTCCCGGCCACCGGTGGCGGCGATCTCGCGATGACCGGCGCCGATCACACCGCCCGTACCTTCTGGCTCTTCGGATCGTTGATCGCGGTCGTGACGATGGTGGGCGCCGGCTTCGCGTTGGTGCGCGGACGCCACGCGCACAGCGATCACTAGAACTCCGTGCCCGTCCGGGACTGTTTATGCTGCTTATCGGCGGGGCCGCGTTCCGGGCGGGCACGGATCCAGCCGCGCCACCCGTGGCCGGGGCGTACGGTCCGATACGTAAGGGTGACCCGCGGTGGTAGCTTCGACCAGGCCAGACGTTCCGGCAACGGCAACGTAATCGTTCACGCGATGGGCTTCGCCGGGTGTCTCATCTCAGATCTGGGGTATCCTGAGTAGCGGTTGTGTCAAGGTGCCGGCCGTGTGTTTCGCATTTCCTTGCCCGGTGCCGTACACTCCTTCTTCGGTTCACTATGACCATTGCGCGTCGGCGGTGTCGCAACCGCCGCTCTCATCGAAGCGCTGGGTCGCGGCTGCTTAGTGTTCCGAAGCCTCAGACGACCGATCAGTGAAACGCGAGGGACATGGCCAAGAAAGACGGCGCCATCGAGATCGAGGGCACTGTGGTTGAGTCGCTCCCGAACGCGATGTTCCGGGTGCAGCTCGACAACGGCCATAAGGTCCTGGCCCACATCAGCGGGCGGATGCGGATGCACTACATCCGGATCCTTCCTGACGACAGGGTTGTCGTCGAACTGAGCCCCTACGACCTCAGTCGTGGGCGGATCGTCTACCGATACAAGTAAGCGTCTGAGGGACGAATAAGGACTATGAAGGTCAAGCCGAGCGTCAAGAAGATCTGCGACAAGTGCAAGGTGATCCGCCGGCACGGTCGCGTCATGGTGATCTGCGACAACCTGCGCCACAAGCAGCGTCAGGGCTAGTCGTAGCAGACAGGTCTTACAGGAGTCCGCTCACTGGTGGCGGGCTCAACCCATGTGAGGCCACCAAGTAATCGCGCTTCACACCTGCGTAGGCGGCCGTCGGCCGTACCCCGCAGGAGACCCCCGGTCGGAGGCCGGGGCCCTCACCCCGGGCATGGGGAGGGGAAGTGAGGTGTAGGACCTCCGCCACAAAGAAGGAGAATGCCCGACCATGGCTCGCCTGGTTGGCGTCGACCTCCCCCGCGACAAGCGGCTGGAGATCGCTCTCACCTACATTTTCGGAATCGGCCGCACCCGTGCGCTCGAGACCCTCAAGGCCACCGGCGTCAACGGTGACCTCCGCGTCCACCAGCTCACGGACGAAGAGCTCGTCCCGCTGCGTGACTACATCGAGGCGAACTACAAGATCGAGGGTGACCTCCGTCGCGAAGTTCAGGCCGACATCCGTCGCAAGATCGAGATTCAGTGCTACCAGGGCATCCGGCACCGCCGTGGCCTTCCCGTGCACGGTCAGCGTACGCAGACCAACGCGCGCACCCGTAAGGGCAAGAAGAAGACCGTGGCCGGTAAGAAGAAGCCCGGTAAGAAGTAGTCCGCGCAGCCGCAGGACCGAAGACCTCAGGAGTGAAGGCAAAGAATGCCTCCTAAGAGCCGCCAGGGTGCCCCGAAGAAGGTGCGCCGCAAGGAAAAGAAGAACGTCGCTCATGGGCACGCCCACATCAAGAGCACGTTCAACAACACGATCGTTTCGATCACCGACCCGAACGGGAACGTGATCTCCTGGGCCAGCGCCGGCCACGTCGGGTTCAAGGGCTCCCGTAAGTCCACCCCGTTCGCCGCGCAGATGGCCGCCGAGAACGCCGCTCGCCGTGCCATGGAGCACGGCATGCGCAAGGTCGACGTCTTCGTCAAGGGCCCCGGTTCCGGCCGTGAGACCGCAATCCGTTCGCTGCAGGCGACCGGCCTCGAGGTTGGCTCCATCCAGGACGTCACCCCCGTGCCGCACAACGGCTGCCGTCCGCCCAAGCGCCGTCGCGTCTGACGCCCAGGAGAAGATAGAAAATGGCTCGTTACACGGGTGCGGACTGCAAGCTCTGCCGCAGGGAGAAGACCAAGCTTTTCCTCAAGGGCAAGAAGTGCGAGTCCGCGAAGTGCCCCATCGAGATCCGCCCTTACCCGCCGGGTGAGCACGGTCGCGGTCGGCCGAAGGAGTCTGAGTACCAGCTCCAGCTCCGCGAGAAGCAGAAGACCCGCCGCATCTACGGCATCCTCGAGAAGCAGTTCCGCAACTACTACGAGGAAGCCAACCGCAAGGGTGGCAAGACCGGCGAGAACCTCCTCCAGATCCTGGAGAGCCGTCTCGACAACGTGGTCTACCGCGCCGGTTTCGCCGAGTCCCGCGACGCCGCTCGCCAGCAGGTCCGTCACGGACACATCCTGGTGAACGGCAAGAAGGTCGACATCCCGTCGTACCGCGTCCGCGAGCACGACATCGTCGAGGTCCGTGAGCGTTCGCGCA
Above is a genomic segment from Streptosporangium album containing:
- the rpsK gene encoding 30S ribosomal protein S11, whose translation is MPPKSRQGAPKKVRRKEKKNVAHGHAHIKSTFNNTIVSITDPNGNVISWASAGHVGFKGSRKSTPFAAQMAAENAARRAMEHGMRKVDVFVKGPGSGRETAIRSLQATGLEVGSIQDVTPVPHNGCRPPKRRRV
- the infA gene encoding translation initiation factor IF-1; the protein is MAKKDGAIEIEGTVVESLPNAMFRVQLDNGHKVLAHISGRMRMHYIRILPDDRVVVELSPYDLSRGRIVYRYK
- the map gene encoding type I methionyl aminopeptidase produces the protein MFKKNKHGIQVKTPEQLEKMRAAGLVVGRTLQLLRESVRPGLTPLDLDVIAEKAIRDEGAIPSFKGYQGFPASICASVNNEVVHGIPSSRRPLQEGDVISIDCGAIVEGWHGDSAITVPVGDVDPKLTELMRVTEEAMWRGIAALTEGRHLSDIGHEVEKYVRSQGRYGIPQEYGGHGIGTEMHMDPWVANHGKPGRGPRFEAGMCFAVEPMVNLGTDRTKVLADDWTVVTVDGKASAHFEHSVAVTHNGPWVLTALDGGKERLADLLGDAG
- the rpsE gene encoding 30S ribosomal protein S5, with amino-acid sequence MAGAPRRGGAAGGERRDGRRDDRRGGNADKGVSYIERVVKINRVAKVVKGGRRFSFTALVIVGDGNGMVGVGYGKAKEVPAAIAKGVEEAKKHFFRVPRIQGTIPHIVQGEEAAGVVFLRPASPGTGVIAGGPVRAVLECAGIHDVLSKSLGSDNPINIVHATVAALKGLSRPEEIAARRGLPIEDVAPKAMLKARAEGIAEAAAAKAVS
- a CDS encoding DUF1707 SHOCT-like domain-containing protein, whose protein sequence is MMATGPEMRASDGDRDKVASVLREHYAQGRLTGEEFDQRLEQLYTSKTYGELATLTSDLPDVDLRELPRASTRRPERREGRDVRRAQSKGLAAAWSAWAVASSVNWVIWFIIGATDGLHFPYPWPLWVMGPWGAVLLVTTLSTGLGNRGNR
- a CDS encoding adenylate kinase, giving the protein MRLVLVGPPGAGKGTQAQFIASNLSIPKISTGDIFRANVSGGTDLGKLAKEYMDRGDLVPDEVTIAMVRDRLLESDAQDGFLLDGFPRNVPQAEILKKMLEEFGTALDIVLELVVDDEEVVRRLAGRRTCSQCGRIWHVDFDDKKDDVCDACGGRLYQRDDDKEDTVRHRLEVYQEQTAPLVSFYADERILVGVDATGPVEEVTQRAMEALSPFAD
- the rplO gene encoding 50S ribosomal protein L15, whose product is MAENTPLRIHHLRPAPGANKSKVRKGRGEASKGKTAGRGTKGTRARNNVPLGFEGGQVPLQRRLPKYKGFSNALFKTTYQVVNLDKLSELFPEGGDVTVETLVAKGAVRKRQLVKVLGTGDISVALNVQAHAFSASAKEKIAAAGGSVSEL
- the rpsD gene encoding 30S ribosomal protein S4 — its product is MARYTGADCKLCRREKTKLFLKGKKCESAKCPIEIRPYPPGEHGRGRPKESEYQLQLREKQKTRRIYGILEKQFRNYYEEANRKGGKTGENLLQILESRLDNVVYRAGFAESRDAARQQVRHGHILVNGKKVDIPSYRVREHDIVEVRERSRNLLPYEVARATSGDKTFPAWLGVAPEAMRVLIHQLPVRQQIDTQVQEQLIVELYSK
- the secY gene encoding preprotein translocase subunit SecY, translated to MLTAFTRAFRTPDLRNKLLFTLGIIALFRLGSVLPTPGVNNENIARCLQQAQSGDAGNIYGMVQLFSGGALLKLSVFALGIMPYITASIILQLLVVVIPRLEALKKEGQAGQTKITQYTRYLTIGLAILQSTAFIALARTGQLFPQCREEILLDKNNVFTILTMVLTMTAGTAVIMWLGELVTDRGVGNGMSILIFTQVIAVFPAELLNIARTKGLFVFAVVIVTGIAMIALVVMVEQAQRRVPVQYAKRMVGRRMYGGTSTYIPLKVNQAGIIPVIFASSLLYLPQLVTTLFSNAQQEPNAVVQWIQRNLVTGDTPAYMITFFVLIVFFTYFYVSITFNPVEVADNMKKYGGFIPGIRPGRPTAEYLNYVLTRLTAPGALYLGLIAMVPIIALAVVGASQNFPFGGTSILIMVGVGLDTVKQIESQLQQRNYEGFLK
- the rpsM gene encoding 30S ribosomal protein S13, with the protein product MARLVGVDLPRDKRLEIALTYIFGIGRTRALETLKATGVNGDLRVHQLTDEELVPLRDYIEANYKIEGDLRREVQADIRRKIEIQCYQGIRHRRGLPVHGQRTQTNARTRKGKKKTVAGKKKPGKK
- the rpmJ gene encoding 50S ribosomal protein L36 codes for the protein MKVKPSVKKICDKCKVIRRHGRVMVICDNLRHKQRQG
- the rpmD gene encoding 50S ribosomal protein L30; translation: MARLKITQVRSKIGGKQNQRDSLRSLGLKRIGDVVVKEDRPEIRGMVTVVTHLVTVEEVD